In a single window of the Vitis vinifera cultivar Pinot Noir 40024 chromosome 6, ASM3070453v1 genome:
- the LOC100248366 gene encoding uncharacterized protein LOC100248366, with protein MMAGITSSFCSRFISLFILLFHLGCFMFTVEDGDRRPSRKRKVSPVSSHHLSPMDSRSRSRNALSSSWFYLKKIFASKPCTASMDTQPATATVSSARSSLHSVVSVVLPEMMVVSDPQRKVPTATRPESDISADHQFFPLRNDIFPCPACGEVFQKPQNLEQHQALKHAVSELIDGDSGNNIVRIIFKTGWTDSEKIPKIQRILKIHNSSKILARFEEYRESVKSKAARNGAVRRRDERCIADGNELLRFHCSTFLCNLGQNGNSSVCNHQYCSVCGIIRTGFSPKLDGISTLSTSWRAHATIPEDIEDEFRFMNVKRAMLVCRVVAGRIGSDQDEVDKEDGGFDSVVGRSAIGGGGSLTRLVDDEELLVFNPRSVLPCFVIVYSV; from the coding sequence ATGATGGCCGGCATAACATCTTCGTTCTGTAGCAGATTCATCTCTCTTTTTATACTTCTGTTTCATCTGGGTTGTTTTATGTTTACCGTGGAGGATGGCGACCGCCGCCCTTCGAGAAAAAGGAAGGTGTCTCCGGTGTCTTCCCACCACCTTTCGCCCATGGATTCTCGCAGTAGATCGCGAAATGCTCTCTCGTCTTCGTGGTTTTATCTGAAAAAGATCTTCGCTTCCAAGCCATGTACGGCGAGTATGGACACGCAACCGGCGACGGCGACGGTGTCTTCCGCCAGATCGTCCCTGCACTCCGTGGTCTCCGTTGTACTGCCTGAAATGATGGTTGTGTCGGATCCTCAACGCAAAGTCCCGACTGCGACTCGCCCGGAGTCCGATATCTCCGCCGACCATCAGTTCTTTCCTCTCCGAAACGATATCTTTCCGTGCCCGGCATGCGGCGAAGTCTTTCAGAAACCGCAGAATCTCGAACAGCATCAAGCCCTGAAACACGCGGTTTCGGAGCTCATTGACGGAGATTCAGGGAATAACATAGTCCGGATCATATTCAAAACCGGTTGGACCGACAGTGAAAAGATACCGAAAATTCAGCGGATCTTGAAAATCCACAACAGCTCGAAAATACTGGCGAGGTTCGAAGAGTACAGAGAGTCTGTAAAATCCAAAGCGGCGAGAAACGGCGCCGTTCGGAGACGCGACGAGAGGTGCATCGCCGACGGCAACGAGCTCCTGAGGTTTCACTGCTCGACGTTCCTATGCAATTTGGGGCAAAACGGAAACTCCAGCGTCTGCAACCACCAGTACTGCAGCGTCTGTGGGATCATCAGAACCGGATTCTCACCCAAGTTGGACGGAATCTCCACGCTATCCACCAGCTGGAGAGCACACGCCACGATCCCGGAGGACATCGAAGACGAGTTCAGGTTCATGAATGTGAAGAGAGCGATGCTTGTGTGCAGAGTGGTGGCCGGCCGAATCGGAAGCGACCAGGACGAAGTGGATAAGGAGGACGGCGGATTCGATTCAGTGGTGGGCAGAAGCGCCATAGGCGGCGGCGGATCGCTGACAAGGTTGGTGGACGACGAAGAGTTACTGGTATTCAACCCAAGGTCTGTGCTACCTTGCTTTGTAATAGTATACTCTGTGTGA